Proteins from a genomic interval of Haliaeetus albicilla chromosome 13, bHalAlb1.1, whole genome shotgun sequence:
- the EIF4A1 gene encoding eukaryotic initiation factor 4A-I has translation MSASQESRPRDSGPEGMEPDGIIESNWHEVVDSFDEMNLSEALLRGIYAYGFEKPSAIQQRAILPCIKGYDVIAQAQSGTGKTATFAISILQQIELDLKATQALVLAPTRELAQQIQKVVMALGDYMGASCHACIGGTNVRAEVQKLQLEAPHIIVGTPGRVFDMLNRRYLSPKFIKMFVLDEADEMLSRGFKDQIYDIFQKLSGNTQVVLLSATMPLDVLEVTKKFMREPIRILVKKEELTLEGIRQFYINVEREEWKLDTLCDLYETLTITQAVIFINTRRKVDWLTEKMHARDFTVSAMHGDMDQKERDVIMREFRSGSSRVLITTDLLARGIDVQQVSLVINYDLPTNRENYIHRIGRGGRFGRKGVAINMVTEEDKRTLRDIETFYNTAIEEMPLNVADLI, from the exons ATGTCAGCGAGTCAGGAGAGccg GCCCCGCGACAGCGGCCCCGAGGGGATGGAGCCGGATGGCATCATCGAG AGCAACTGGCACGAGGTGGTCGACAGCTTCGACGAGATGAACCTCTCAGAAGCGCTGCTGCGCGGGATCTACGCCTACGGCTTTGAGAAACCCTCCGCCATCCAGCAGCGCGCCATCCTGCCCTGCATCAAGG GCTACGACGTCATCGCGCAGGCACAGTCGGGGACGGGGAAGACGGCCACCTTTGCCATCTCCATCCTGCAGCAGATCGAGCTCGATCTCAAAGCCACCCAGGCCCTGGTGCTGGCGCCCACCCGGGAGCTCGCCCAGCAG ATCCAGAAGGTGGTGATGGCGCTGGGCGATTACATGGGGGCCTCCTGCCATGCCTGCATCGGTGGCACCAACGTTCGTGCCGAGgtgcagaagctgcagctggaagcGCCGCATATCATCGTCGGCACGCCGGGCCGCGTCTTCGACATGCTCAACCGCCGCTACCTCT cccccaaGTTCATTAAGATGTTCGTGCTGGATGAGGCTGATGAGATGCTGAGTCGGGGCTTCAAGGACCAAATCTACGACATTTTCCAGAAGCTGAGCGGGAACACGcag GTGGTGCTGCTGTCGGCCACGATGCCCCTGGACGTGCTGGAGGTGACCAAGAAGTTCATGCGGGAGCCGATCCGCATCctggtgaagaaggaggagcTGACGCTGGAGGGGATCCGCCAGTTCTACATCAATGTGGAGCgggag GAGTGGAAGCTGGACACGCTGTGCGACCTGTACGAGACGCTGACCATCACGCAGGCTGTCATCTTCATCAACACCCGCCGCAAGGTGGACTGGCTGACGGAGAAGATGCACGCCCGCGACTTCACCGTCTCTGCCATG cacgGTGACATGGACCAGAAGGAACGCGACGTCATCATGAGGGAATTCCGCTCCGGCTCCAGCCGGGTCCTCATCACCACCGACCTGCTG gcacgCGGGATCGACGTCCAGCAAGTGTCGCTTGTCATCAACTACGACCTGCCCACCAACCGCGAGAACTACATCCACCG GAtcgggcggggcgggcggttCGGGCGCAAGGGCGTGGCCATCAACATGGTGACAGAGGAGGACAAACGGACGCTGCGGGACATCGAGACCTTCTACAACACGGCCATCGAGGAGATGCCGCTCAACGTCGCCGACCTCATCTga
- the DLG4 gene encoding disks large homolog 4 isoform X1 — translation MEYEEITLERGNSGLGFSIAGGTDNPHVGDDPSIFITKIIPGGAAAQDGRLRVNDSILFVNEADVREVTHSAAVEALKEAGAVVRLYVMRRKALAEKVVEVKLIKGPKGLGFSIAGGVGNQHIPGDNSIYVTKVIEGGAAHKDGRLQIGDKILAVNNVSLEDVMHEDAVAALKNTYDVVYLRVAKPAATFLGDAFAPPDVTSSYSAHLDADLGPQSYLGPEFPPAMTPTSPRRYSPGPKDLLAEDDVPREPRRIMIHRGSTGLGFNIVGGEDGEGIFISFILAGGPADLSGELRKGDQILSVNGVDLRSATHEQAAVALKNAGQTVTIIAQYKPEEYSRFEAKIHDLREQLLSSSLGSGSASLRSDPKRGFYVRALFDYDKAKDCGFLSQALSFRFGDVLHVLDASDEEWWQARHVLPPGQPPDIGFVPSKRRVERREWTRLKAKDRVPGSGSQGREDAVLSYETVTQMEVHYARPIIILGPTKDRVNDDLLSEFPDKFGSCVPHTTRPKREYEVDGRDYHFVASRERMEKDIQGHKFIEAGQYNSHLYGTSVQSVREVAEQGKHCILDVSANAVRRLQAAQLHPIAIFIRPKSLENVLEISKRVTEEQARKAFDRATKLEQEFTECFSAMVEGDSFEEIYHKVKRVIEELSGPYIWVPARERL, via the exons ATGGAGTACGAGGAGATCACGCTGGAGCGG ggtAACTCAGGTTTGGGGTTCAGCATCGCGGGGGGCACCGACAACCCCCATGTCGGGGATGACCCCAGCATCTTCATCACCAAGATCATCCCCGGAGGCGCCGCTGCCCAGGATGGGCGGCTCAG GGTGAACGACAGCATCCTGTTCGTCAACGAGGCGGATGTGCGGGAGGTGACGCACAGCGCGGCCGTGGAGGCGCTGAAGGAGGCCGGCGCCGTCGTCCGCCTCTACGTCATGCGCCGCAAGGCCCTGGCCGAGAAGGTGGTGGAGGTCAAGCTCATCAAGGGGCCCAAAG GGCTGGGGTTCAGCATCGCGGGGGGCGTGGGGAACCAGCACATCCCGGGGGACAACAGCATCTACGTCACCAAAGTCATCGAGGGCGGTGCCGCGCATAAGGATGGGCGGCTGCAGATCGGGGACAAGATCCTGGCC GTGAACAACGTCAGCCTGGAGGACGTGATGCACGAGGATGCGGTGGCGGCGCTGAAGAACACCTACGACGTCGTCTACCTGCGGGTGGCTAAGccggctgccaccttccttgggGACGCCTTCGCACCCCCTGACGTCACCAGCT CCTACTCAGCGCACCTGGATGCAGACCTCGGTCCCCAAAGCTACCTGGGCCCTGAGTTCCCCCCGGCCATGACCCCCACGTCCCCCCGGCGCTACTCCCCCGGCCCCAAGGACCTGCTGGCTGAGGACGACGTCCCCAG GGAGCCGCGGCGCATCATGATCCACCGGGGCTCGACGGGGCTGGGCTTCAACATCGTTGGGGGGGAGGATGGCGAGGGCATCTTCATCTCCTTCATCCTCGCCGGGGGCCCGGCCGACCTCAGCGGGGAGCTGCGCAAGGGCGACCAGATCCTCTCT GTGAACGGCGTGGACCTGCGCAGTGCCACGCACGAGCAGGCGGCAGTGGCGCTGAAGAATGCCGGCCAGACCGTCACCATCATCGCCCAGTACAAGCCCGAGG AGTACAGCCGCTTCGAGGCCAAGATCCACGACCTGCGGGAGCAGCTGCTaagcagcagcctgggctcGGGCAGCGCGTCCCTGCGCAGTGACCCCAAGCGCGGCTTCTACGTCCG GGCGCTGTTCGACTACGACAAGGCCAAGGACTGCGGGTTCCTCAGCCAGGCACTCAGCTTCCGATTCGGGGATGTCCTCCACGTCCTGGACGCCTCCGACGAGGAGTGGTGGCAGGCACGGCACGTCCTGCCCCCCGGGCAGCCCCCTGACATCGGCTTCGTCCCCAGCAAGCGGCG GGTGGAGCGGCGGGAGTGGACGCGGCTAAAGGCGAAG GATCGGGTCCCCGGATCGGGCTCGCAAG GGCGGGAGGATGCGGTGCTGAGCTACGAGACGGTGACGCAGATGGAAG tgcacTATGCCCGCCCCATCATCATCCTGGGCCCCACCAAGGACCGGGTGAATGACGATCTCCTCTCCGAGTTCCCCGACAAGTTCGGCTCCTGCGTCCCCC acACGACGCGGCCCAAGCGGGAGTATGAGGTGGACGGGCGCGACTATCACTTTGTGGCCTCACGGGAGCGGATGGAGAAGGACATCCAGGGCCACAAGTTCATCGAGGCCGGGCAGTACAACAGCCACCTCTACGGCACCAGCGTCCAGTCCGTGCGCGAGGTGGCCGAGCAG GGCAAGCACTGCATCCTGGACGTGTCGGCCAACGCGGTGCGGCGGCTCCAGGCGGCCCAGCTGCACCCCATCGCCATCTTCATCCGCCCCAAGTCCCTGGAGAACGTCCT GGAGATCAGCAAGCGGGTGACGGAGGAGCAGGCACGGAAAGCGTTCGACCGGGCGACCAAACTGGAGCAGGAGTTCACCGAGTGCTTCTCCG ccatGGTGGAGGGCGACAGCTTCGAGGAGATCTACCACAAGGTGAAACGCGTCATCGAGGAGCTCTCGGGCCCCTACATCTGGGTGCCGGCCCGCGAGCGGCTCTAG
- the MPDU1 gene encoding LOW QUALITY PROTEIN: mannose-P-dolichol utilization defect 1 protein (The sequence of the model RefSeq protein was modified relative to this genomic sequence to represent the inferred CDS: deleted 1 base in 1 codon) has protein sequence MGAPGRGRRRRSAGDKGTGQWRPGAGQAPGRAAHAPGPPYPEERRRPAMEALRGWLVPLLLPERCFDELFLRLHLLHVPCLKILLSKALGYAIVAGSVMVKLPQVLKVVGARSGAGLSVPAVLLELLALGGTVAYGCARAFPFSAWGEALFLLLQTLTIGFLIQHFGGHTGRGLLFVAGYGVLLGTLLSPHAPPGLATLLQAANLPIIILSRLLQAATNYRQGHTGQLSGVSTTLLWGGALARVFTSLQETGDMLLALTFVASAACNGLLLAQLLYYRGASVPHPKGD, from the exons ATGGGcgcgccggggcgggggcggcgcaGGCGCAGTGCGGGGGACAAGGGGACGGGCCAATGGCGGCCGGGGGCCGGCCaagcgccgggccgggccgcgcatgcgcccggCCCGCCGTACCCGGAAGAACGGCGGCGGCCCGCCATGGAGGCGCTGCGCGGCTGGCTCGTCCCGCTCCTCCTGCCCGAGCGCTGCTTCGACGAGCTCTTCCTGCGGCTGCACCTGCTGCACG TGCCGTGCCTCAAAATCCTCCTCAGCAAAGCGCTCGGTTACGCCATCGTCGCCGGCTCCGTCATgg tGAAGCTGCCGCAGGTGCTGAAGGTGGTGGGGGcccggagcggggccgggctgaGCGTCCCGGCcgtgctgctggagctgctggccctGGGGGGGACGGTGGCCTACGGCTGCGCCCGCGCCTTCCCCTTCAG CGCCTGGGGGGAAGCgctctttctcctcctgcagaCACTGACCATCGGCTTCCTCATCCAGCACTTCGGGGGGCACACGGGGCGAG ggctgctgttcGTGGCGGGTTatggggtgctgctgggcactctcctctccccccatgccccccccggCCTCGCCACtctcctgcaggcagcaaatCTACCCATCATCATCCTCAGCCGG ctgctgcaggcggCCACCAACTACCGTCAGGGCCACACAGGGCAGCTCTCGGGGGTCTCCACCACCctcctg tgggggggggccctggCCCGTGTCTTCACCTCCCTCCAG GAGACTGGGGACATGCTGCTGGCCCTGACCTTTGTTGCCTCGGCCGCCTGCAACGGGCTCCTGCTGGCCCAGCTGCTCTACTACAGGGGGGCCTCTGTCCCCCACCCCAAGGGGGACTga
- the DLG4 gene encoding disks large homolog 4 isoform X3: MDCLCIVTTKKYRYQDEDSPPLEQSPAHLPSQANSPPVIVNTDTLEAPAYVNGTEGEMEYEEITLERGNSGLGFSIAGGTDNPHVGDDPSIFITKIIPGGAAAQDGRLRVNDSILFVNEADVREVTHSAAVEALKEAGAVVRLYVMRRKALAEKVVEVKLIKGPKGLGFSIAGGVGNQHIPGDNSIYVTKVIEGGAAHKDGRLQIGDKILAVNNVSLEDVMHEDAVAALKNTYDVVYLRVAKPAATFLGDAFAPPDVTSSYSAHLDADLGPQSYLGPEFPPAMTPTSPRRYSPGPKDLLAEDDVPREPRRIMIHRGSTGLGFNIVGGEDGEGIFISFILAGGPADLSGELRKGDQILSVNGVDLRSATHEQAAVALKNAGQTVTIIAQYKPEEYSRFEAKIHDLREQLLSSSLGSGSASLRSDPKRGFYVRALFDYDKAKDCGFLSQALSFRFGDVLHVLDASDEEWWQARHVLPPGQPPDIGFVPSKRRVERREWTRLKAKDRVPGSGSQGREDAVLSYETVTQMEVHYARPIIILGPTKDRVNDDLLSEFPDKFGSCVPHTTRPKREYEVDGRDYHFVASRERMEKDIQGHKFIEAGQYNSHLYGTSVQSVREVAEQGKHCILDVSANAVRRLQAAQLHPIAIFIRPKSLENVLEISKRVTEEQARKAFDRATKLEQEFTECFSAMVEGDSFEEIYHKVKRVIEELSGPYIWVPARERL, from the exons gccaactcgCCCCCTGTCATCGTCAACACCGACACGCTGGAGGCCCCCGCCTAC GTGAACGGCACCGAGGGCGAGATGGAGTACGAGGAGATCACGCTGGAGCGG ggtAACTCAGGTTTGGGGTTCAGCATCGCGGGGGGCACCGACAACCCCCATGTCGGGGATGACCCCAGCATCTTCATCACCAAGATCATCCCCGGAGGCGCCGCTGCCCAGGATGGGCGGCTCAG GGTGAACGACAGCATCCTGTTCGTCAACGAGGCGGATGTGCGGGAGGTGACGCACAGCGCGGCCGTGGAGGCGCTGAAGGAGGCCGGCGCCGTCGTCCGCCTCTACGTCATGCGCCGCAAGGCCCTGGCCGAGAAGGTGGTGGAGGTCAAGCTCATCAAGGGGCCCAAAG GGCTGGGGTTCAGCATCGCGGGGGGCGTGGGGAACCAGCACATCCCGGGGGACAACAGCATCTACGTCACCAAAGTCATCGAGGGCGGTGCCGCGCATAAGGATGGGCGGCTGCAGATCGGGGACAAGATCCTGGCC GTGAACAACGTCAGCCTGGAGGACGTGATGCACGAGGATGCGGTGGCGGCGCTGAAGAACACCTACGACGTCGTCTACCTGCGGGTGGCTAAGccggctgccaccttccttgggGACGCCTTCGCACCCCCTGACGTCACCAGCT CCTACTCAGCGCACCTGGATGCAGACCTCGGTCCCCAAAGCTACCTGGGCCCTGAGTTCCCCCCGGCCATGACCCCCACGTCCCCCCGGCGCTACTCCCCCGGCCCCAAGGACCTGCTGGCTGAGGACGACGTCCCCAG GGAGCCGCGGCGCATCATGATCCACCGGGGCTCGACGGGGCTGGGCTTCAACATCGTTGGGGGGGAGGATGGCGAGGGCATCTTCATCTCCTTCATCCTCGCCGGGGGCCCGGCCGACCTCAGCGGGGAGCTGCGCAAGGGCGACCAGATCCTCTCT GTGAACGGCGTGGACCTGCGCAGTGCCACGCACGAGCAGGCGGCAGTGGCGCTGAAGAATGCCGGCCAGACCGTCACCATCATCGCCCAGTACAAGCCCGAGG AGTACAGCCGCTTCGAGGCCAAGATCCACGACCTGCGGGAGCAGCTGCTaagcagcagcctgggctcGGGCAGCGCGTCCCTGCGCAGTGACCCCAAGCGCGGCTTCTACGTCCG GGCGCTGTTCGACTACGACAAGGCCAAGGACTGCGGGTTCCTCAGCCAGGCACTCAGCTTCCGATTCGGGGATGTCCTCCACGTCCTGGACGCCTCCGACGAGGAGTGGTGGCAGGCACGGCACGTCCTGCCCCCCGGGCAGCCCCCTGACATCGGCTTCGTCCCCAGCAAGCGGCG GGTGGAGCGGCGGGAGTGGACGCGGCTAAAGGCGAAG GATCGGGTCCCCGGATCGGGCTCGCAAG GGCGGGAGGATGCGGTGCTGAGCTACGAGACGGTGACGCAGATGGAAG tgcacTATGCCCGCCCCATCATCATCCTGGGCCCCACCAAGGACCGGGTGAATGACGATCTCCTCTCCGAGTTCCCCGACAAGTTCGGCTCCTGCGTCCCCC acACGACGCGGCCCAAGCGGGAGTATGAGGTGGACGGGCGCGACTATCACTTTGTGGCCTCACGGGAGCGGATGGAGAAGGACATCCAGGGCCACAAGTTCATCGAGGCCGGGCAGTACAACAGCCACCTCTACGGCACCAGCGTCCAGTCCGTGCGCGAGGTGGCCGAGCAG GGCAAGCACTGCATCCTGGACGTGTCGGCCAACGCGGTGCGGCGGCTCCAGGCGGCCCAGCTGCACCCCATCGCCATCTTCATCCGCCCCAAGTCCCTGGAGAACGTCCT GGAGATCAGCAAGCGGGTGACGGAGGAGCAGGCACGGAAAGCGTTCGACCGGGCGACCAAACTGGAGCAGGAGTTCACCGAGTGCTTCTCCG ccatGGTGGAGGGCGACAGCTTCGAGGAGATCTACCACAAGGTGAAACGCGTCATCGAGGAGCTCTCGGGCCCCTACATCTGGGTGCCGGCCCGCGAGCGGCTCTAG
- the DLG4 gene encoding disks large homolog 4 isoform X2, with protein MAGPGPGGRGARGAAAGPLRPPGCFSPLLCQCRVVWRDRSLSLAFGCKKYRYQDEDSPPLEQSPAHLPSQANSPPVIVNTDTLEAPAYVNGTEGEMEYEEITLERGNSGLGFSIAGGTDNPHVGDDPSIFITKIIPGGAAAQDGRLRVNDSILFVNEADVREVTHSAAVEALKEAGAVVRLYVMRRKALAEKVVEVKLIKGPKGLGFSIAGGVGNQHIPGDNSIYVTKVIEGGAAHKDGRLQIGDKILAVNNVSLEDVMHEDAVAALKNTYDVVYLRVAKPAATFLGDAFAPPDVTSSYSAHLDADLGPQSYLGPEFPPAMTPTSPRRYSPGPKDLLAEDDVPREPRRIMIHRGSTGLGFNIVGGEDGEGIFISFILAGGPADLSGELRKGDQILSVNGVDLRSATHEQAAVALKNAGQTVTIIAQYKPEEYSRFEAKIHDLREQLLSSSLGSGSASLRSDPKRGFYVRALFDYDKAKDCGFLSQALSFRFGDVLHVLDASDEEWWQARHVLPPGQPPDIGFVPSKRRVERREWTRLKAKDRVPGSGSQGREDAVLSYETVTQMEVHYARPIIILGPTKDRVNDDLLSEFPDKFGSCVPHTTRPKREYEVDGRDYHFVASRERMEKDIQGHKFIEAGQYNSHLYGTSVQSVREVAEQGKHCILDVSANAVRRLQAAQLHPIAIFIRPKSLENVLEISKRVTEEQARKAFDRATKLEQEFTECFSAMVEGDSFEEIYHKVKRVIEELSGPYIWVPARERL; from the exons gccaactcgCCCCCTGTCATCGTCAACACCGACACGCTGGAGGCCCCCGCCTAC GTGAACGGCACCGAGGGCGAGATGGAGTACGAGGAGATCACGCTGGAGCGG ggtAACTCAGGTTTGGGGTTCAGCATCGCGGGGGGCACCGACAACCCCCATGTCGGGGATGACCCCAGCATCTTCATCACCAAGATCATCCCCGGAGGCGCCGCTGCCCAGGATGGGCGGCTCAG GGTGAACGACAGCATCCTGTTCGTCAACGAGGCGGATGTGCGGGAGGTGACGCACAGCGCGGCCGTGGAGGCGCTGAAGGAGGCCGGCGCCGTCGTCCGCCTCTACGTCATGCGCCGCAAGGCCCTGGCCGAGAAGGTGGTGGAGGTCAAGCTCATCAAGGGGCCCAAAG GGCTGGGGTTCAGCATCGCGGGGGGCGTGGGGAACCAGCACATCCCGGGGGACAACAGCATCTACGTCACCAAAGTCATCGAGGGCGGTGCCGCGCATAAGGATGGGCGGCTGCAGATCGGGGACAAGATCCTGGCC GTGAACAACGTCAGCCTGGAGGACGTGATGCACGAGGATGCGGTGGCGGCGCTGAAGAACACCTACGACGTCGTCTACCTGCGGGTGGCTAAGccggctgccaccttccttgggGACGCCTTCGCACCCCCTGACGTCACCAGCT CCTACTCAGCGCACCTGGATGCAGACCTCGGTCCCCAAAGCTACCTGGGCCCTGAGTTCCCCCCGGCCATGACCCCCACGTCCCCCCGGCGCTACTCCCCCGGCCCCAAGGACCTGCTGGCTGAGGACGACGTCCCCAG GGAGCCGCGGCGCATCATGATCCACCGGGGCTCGACGGGGCTGGGCTTCAACATCGTTGGGGGGGAGGATGGCGAGGGCATCTTCATCTCCTTCATCCTCGCCGGGGGCCCGGCCGACCTCAGCGGGGAGCTGCGCAAGGGCGACCAGATCCTCTCT GTGAACGGCGTGGACCTGCGCAGTGCCACGCACGAGCAGGCGGCAGTGGCGCTGAAGAATGCCGGCCAGACCGTCACCATCATCGCCCAGTACAAGCCCGAGG AGTACAGCCGCTTCGAGGCCAAGATCCACGACCTGCGGGAGCAGCTGCTaagcagcagcctgggctcGGGCAGCGCGTCCCTGCGCAGTGACCCCAAGCGCGGCTTCTACGTCCG GGCGCTGTTCGACTACGACAAGGCCAAGGACTGCGGGTTCCTCAGCCAGGCACTCAGCTTCCGATTCGGGGATGTCCTCCACGTCCTGGACGCCTCCGACGAGGAGTGGTGGCAGGCACGGCACGTCCTGCCCCCCGGGCAGCCCCCTGACATCGGCTTCGTCCCCAGCAAGCGGCG GGTGGAGCGGCGGGAGTGGACGCGGCTAAAGGCGAAG GATCGGGTCCCCGGATCGGGCTCGCAAG GGCGGGAGGATGCGGTGCTGAGCTACGAGACGGTGACGCAGATGGAAG tgcacTATGCCCGCCCCATCATCATCCTGGGCCCCACCAAGGACCGGGTGAATGACGATCTCCTCTCCGAGTTCCCCGACAAGTTCGGCTCCTGCGTCCCCC acACGACGCGGCCCAAGCGGGAGTATGAGGTGGACGGGCGCGACTATCACTTTGTGGCCTCACGGGAGCGGATGGAGAAGGACATCCAGGGCCACAAGTTCATCGAGGCCGGGCAGTACAACAGCCACCTCTACGGCACCAGCGTCCAGTCCGTGCGCGAGGTGGCCGAGCAG GGCAAGCACTGCATCCTGGACGTGTCGGCCAACGCGGTGCGGCGGCTCCAGGCGGCCCAGCTGCACCCCATCGCCATCTTCATCCGCCCCAAGTCCCTGGAGAACGTCCT GGAGATCAGCAAGCGGGTGACGGAGGAGCAGGCACGGAAAGCGTTCGACCGGGCGACCAAACTGGAGCAGGAGTTCACCGAGTGCTTCTCCG ccatGGTGGAGGGCGACAGCTTCGAGGAGATCTACCACAAGGTGAAACGCGTCATCGAGGAGCTCTCGGGCCCCTACATCTGGGTGCCGGCCCGCGAGCGGCTCTAG